The sequence below is a genomic window from Candidatus Eisenbacteria bacterium.
GACCGCGATTCCGTCGGGAAATCCGGTGGTCGGCGACAGCATCGCCGCGACGCGAGCGAGCATCACCTTGGCGGACGGCGGAGCCGGGATCCGGATCGCCGCGGCCGAGCTCACCGCACCGAGCACGGTTTTCGAATGGGTGAGCGTGTAGTCGAGCGCCAGCAAGCCACCCATGCTGTGACCCAGCAGCACCAGCGGTAATTCGGGCGGCTGACCCGGCATGCCGCGCGTCAGCGTGAACATGCTCGGAACGATGCGGTCGCGCAGGTCGGACCATGACGGAATGTCGCCGCGCGGGCCGGTCGCCTCACCGTGTCCGGGCAGGTCGAGCGCCACCACCGTGAAGCGCCGATCGACCAGCCGTTCCGCGAGCGCCGCATAGCGTCCGCTGTGCTCGCCGATGCCGTGCACCACCGCGATCAGCCCGCGCGGCGACTCGGCGCACCATGCGCGGCCGGGCAGCACGGTGTTGCGATCGATCCGGACGTCGATCTGGATCGCGGGGATCTTGCTCTCGCTCGGATTCACGCGAGGCGCGGTGGGTTCGGACGCGGAGGTGCGTCGTCCAGATCGTCGTCTTCGGCGTCGCCGTCGAGCTCCGAATCGTCGTCGTCCTCCTCGTCGGAGTCGAGCCCGTCGCCGTTTTCTCCGTCTTCGGCGCCGTCTTCTCCGTCGTGGATCGTGCCGCCGCCGAACACGAGGTCACTCGAGGCGAACGTCGAGCCGGTGTTCTTCACCAGCTTCACGACCTGGTCGAGAAAGCTCGCGAAGTCGTCGGGGGCGAGCGTTGCGAGCGGGTGCACGGTCACCGACCACAGCTCCTTCCCGCGCAGCGCGTAGCGAGCATCGAGCGCGCGGTCGTAGTTGGCCTGGAGCAGTAC
It includes:
- a CDS encoding type III secretion system chaperone, with the protein product MTTTSIGKILDSYLSQLEGRPGFWHGVRDEIEIYVLSDESHDRMRIMAPIGEVREMQPDLLQVLLQANYDRALDARYALRGKELWSVTVHPLATLAPDDFASFLDQVVKLVKNTGSTFASSDLVFGGGTIHDGEDGAEDGENGDGLDSDEEDDDDSELDGDAEDDDLDDAPPRPNPPRLA
- a CDS encoding alpha/beta hydrolase — encoded protein: MNPSESKIPAIQIDVRIDRNTVLPGRAWCAESPRGLIAVVHGIGEHSGRYAALAERLVDRRFTVVALDLPGHGEATGPRGDIPSWSDLRDRIVPSMFTLTRGMPGQPPELPLVLLGHSMGGLLALDYTLTHSKTVLGAVSSAAAIRIPAPPSAKVMLARVAAMLSPTTGFPDGIAVEHLSRDSEVLDQRRADKRVHDRITPRTYFAMLDAQKRVLESARRLSAPVLLMHGAADKVTDPRGSLEFTAAAPHGIARLITYQDAPHEIFNDPARDQAIKDLIGWLDAIVVV